The following proteins come from a genomic window of Plectropomus leopardus isolate mb chromosome 11, YSFRI_Pleo_2.0, whole genome shotgun sequence:
- the mctp2a gene encoding multiple C2 and transmembrane domain-containing protein 2 isoform X1 — protein MDVKKKNFLENLRLKTKLGNLKKPGKKALAKQGRRLAHRRSISVPDLRFVPGEAFATDSALVSNDAIFFGHSPGQSDTDSVASGSIADGPLFTDKLTDSVPEIRLKVPTDRTAAALNRVSAPAGTPGLYEEIDDMLNLRSQNRTNFTREALYTQPDKRAKGNATKFTFDPIPAPRSVFTHALSPRPDLVDRESPSGEDAQADRVSTGSVSAILARASSMGEQMYPYTEKRTPSFEYRKPSSEKGTPPVTRANAPADTVSLMLDTLGTPLESADGTSLDSACGSPIEERVNMPWTTDSEELELCSPFLMRDYSVEEALLEEAQPEEGLEDIAEMSSEPFEFFEEVLQDPLESSVIATGPDVQVPVPCQRYLLNINLKQGRNLVIRDKRSGTSDPYVKFKLEGKQFYKSKVVYKSLNPRWNESFSHPLRDREHAVEVRVYDKNRTADEFMGSSAISLKNLDLYKTYEMELRLDDPKSKEDDMGVIVVEICLMFRDATVKRPPRWPQRKNKQNQAAPSPRSAETQKNQLKSQMWTGVLGITLVQGLDLPQHGHGDVYVRFRLGDQKYKSKNLCIQANPQWREQFDFNQFEDNQEPLQVEVYSKRGRKGEESWGMFEIDLSRLPLNERQLYTHVLDPGKGRLVFLVTLRPCWGVSISDIETAALDKPDERDTIVEKFSLKNSHKCVGEVGFLQVKIVKANDLPATDLNGKSNPLCVVELGNSKLQTHTIYKTLNPEWNKALTFPIKDIHDVAELTVLDENGDKAPNFLGKVAIPLLTVQNGQQICLFLKKEDLGSASKGTITLVLEVIYNKVRAGIKTFQPKETKLMEENLKFSKKVLARNIYRVRKISTAVLYTLQYIKSCFQWESTQRSLIAFLIFLVTVWHWELFMLPLFLLLLIGWHYFQLSAGKASSNQDLVNMSMGDDEEEDEKEAGKKGLMDKIHMVQEVVLVVQNVLEEIANIGERIKNIFNWSVPFLSCMACLVLFVATVLLYYIPLRYIVLTWGVNKFTKKLRNPYTIDNNEILDFLKRVPSDVQKVQHSALRAPTSQNQPRKKR, from the exons ATGGATGTCAAGAAAAAGAACTTCTTGGAGAACTTGCGTCTAAAAACTAAGTTGGGCAACCTGAAGAAGCCAGGGAAGAAGGCCCTTGCCAAGCAGGGCAGGAGGCTGGCCCATCGACGCAGTATTTCTGTACCGGACCTGAGGTTTGTGCCTGGTGAAGCATTTGCTACAGACAGCGCCCTGGTGTCCAATGATGCCATCTTCTTTGGCCACTCCCCTGGTCAGAGTGATACTGATTCTGTAGCAAGTGGGTCCATCGCTGATGGACCTCTCTTCACAGACAAACTGACTGATTCAGTCCCAGAAATCCGACTTAAAGTTCCCACAGATCGCACAGCTGCTGCTTTGAATAGAGTAAGTGCCCCAGCAGGAACACCGGGCCTTTATGAGGAAATTGACGATATGTTGAATTTGAGATCACAGAACAGGACGAACTTCACTCGAGAAGCCTTGTACACACAACCAGATAAAAGAGCCAAAGGGAATGCAACTAAATTTACTTTTGATCCTATTCCTGCACCAAGATCAGTTTTTACCCACGCACTTTCACCAAGGCCAGACCTTGTAGACAGAGAGAGTCCCTCTGGTGAAGATGCCCAAGCTGACAGAGTTTCCACAGGTTCTGTTTCTGCAATACTGGCCAGAGCAAGCTCAATGGGAGAACAAATGTACCCTTACACGGAAAAGAGGACCCCATCCTTTGAGTACAGAAAGCCGTCATCTGAAAAAGGAACTCCGCCAGTAACCAGGGCAAATGCTCCTGCAGATACCGTGTCTCTGATGTTAGATACTCTGGGTACTCCTCTGGAGAGTGCAGATGGTACCTCTCTGGATTCTGCCTGTGGCAGTCCCATTGAGGAGCGAGTCAACATGCCTTGGACAACAGACTCAGAGGAACTGGAACTCTGCTCTCCCTTTCTGATGAGAGACTACTCCGTGGAAGAGGCTCTGCTCGAAGAAGCCCAGCCTGAGGAGGGCCTGGAAGATATAGCAGAG ATGTCCAGTGAACCATTTGAGTTTTTTGAAGAAGTTTTGCAAGATCCTCTGGAAAGCTCT GTCATAGCAACAGGGCCTGATGTCCAAGTACCTGTCCCGTGCCAGCGATACCTCCTGAATATCAACCTAAAGCAGGGGAGGAACCTGGTCATCAGAGATAAGCGCTCTG ggACCAGTGATCCGTATGTGAAGTTCAAACTTGAAGGAAAACAGTTCTATAAAAGTAAAGTAGTTTATAAAAGCCTGAATCCACGGTGGAATGAGTCCTTCTCCCATCCTCTTCGAGACCGAGAGCATGCTGTGGAAGTTCGG GTCTACGATAAAAACCGGACCGCTGACGAGTTCATGGGTTCCAGCGCGATTTCCCTgaaaaatcttgatttgtaCAA aaCCTATGAAATGGAGTTGCGTCTTGATGATCCTAAAAGTAAAGAAGATGACATGGGAGTGATTGTTGTTGAAATCTGCTTAATGTTTAGAGACGCCACCGTCAAAAGGCCCCCT AGATGGCCTCAAAGGAAAAATAAG CAGAACCAGGCCGCACCATCCCCACGGTCTGCCGAGACGCAGAAGAATCAGCTGAAGAGCCAGATGTGGACAGGGGTGCTTGGTATCACCTTGGTGCAGGGACTGGACCTGCCACAGCACGGCCACGGGGACGTTTACGTCCGCTTTCGCCTTGGTGATCAGAAGTACAAGAGCAAG AACCTCTGCATTCAGGCCAATCCCCAGTGGAGAGAGCAGTTTGACTTCAATCAGTTTGAAGATAACCAGGAACctctgcaggtggaggtgtACTCaaagagggggaggaagggTGAGGAATCATGGGGGAT GTTTGAGATTGACCTATCGAGACTTCCACTTAATGAGAGGCAGCTCTACACTCATGTGCTGGACCCCGGAAAGGGCAGGCTGGTGTTTCTGGTCACCCTGAGACCTTGCTGGGGAGTCTCCATCTCTGACATTGAAACAGCTGCCTTGGATAAGCCTGATGAGAGAGACACAATAGTGGAGAAATTT agcTTAAAGAACTCACACAAGTGTGTGGGGGAGGTTGGCTTCCTTCAGGTCAAAATTGTAAAGGCAAATGATCTTCCCGCTACAGACCTCAATG GGAAGAGCAACCCTTTATGTGTTGTTGAGCTCGGCAACAGCAAACTTCAAACTCACACAATCTACAAGACGCTCAATCCTGAGTGGAACAAAGCCTTGACATT CCCAATTAAGGACATTCATGATGTGGCAGAGTTGACTGTCCTTGATGAAAACGGAGACAAAGCCCCAAACTTTTTGGGAAAAGTGGCCATTCCATTACTGACT GTGCAGAATGGGCAACAGATATGTCTGTTCTTGAAGAAAGAAGACTTGGGAAGTGCATCAAAAGGAACCATCACTCTGGTGCTGGAGGTTATCTACAACAAA GTCAGAGCCGGTATCAAAACCTTTCAGCCGAAGGAGACAAAATTAATGGAGGAAAACCTGAAGTTCTCCAAAAAG GTTCTTGCCCGGAATATATATCGGGTTCGAAAAATCAGCACAGCAGTTCTGTACACGTTACAGtacattaaaagctgttttcaatGGGAGAGCACGCAACGGAGTCTAATAGCCTTTCTG ATCTTCCTTGTGACGGTGTGGCACTGGGAGCTCTTCATGCTGCCCCTCTTCCTGCTTCTGCTCATCGGCTGGCACTACTTCCAGCTCTCTGCGGGGAAGGCCAGCTCCAACCAGGACCTG gtGAACATGAGCATGGGTGACGACGAAGAGGAAGACGAGAAG gaagcCGGAAAAAAGGGTTTGATGGATAAGATACATATGGTACAGGAAGTGGTGCTGGTTGTCCAGAATGTTTTGGAGGAGATCGCAAACATCGGGGAACGAATCAAGAA cattttcAACTGGTCTGTCCCTTTCCTGTCGTGCATGGCCTGCCTGGTGCTGTTTGTGGCCACAGTGCTGTTATATTATATCCCACTGCGATATATTGTGCTGACATGGG GCGTTAACAAATTTACCAAGAAGCTGCGCAACCCATATACTATTGACAATAATGAAATACTGGATTTCCTCAAGAGGGTGCCTTCTGATGTTCAAAAG
- the mctp2a gene encoding multiple C2 and transmembrane domain-containing protein 2 isoform X2: MDVKKKNFLENLRLKTKLGNLKKPGKKALAKQGRRLAHRRSISVPDLRFVPGEAFATDSALVSNDAIFFGHSPGQSDTDSVASGSIADGPLFTDKLTDSVPEIRLKVPTDRTAAALNRVSAPAGTPGLYEEIDDMLNLRSQNRTNFTREALYTQPDKRAKGNATKFTFDPIPAPRSVFTHALSPRPDLVDRESPSGEDAQADRVSTGSVSAILARASSMGEQMYPYTEKRTPSFEYRKPSSEKGTPPVTRANAPADTVSLMLDTLGTPLESADGTSLDSACGSPIEERVNMPWTTDSEELELCSPFLMRDYSVEEALLEEAQPEEGLEDIAEMSSEPFEFFEEVLQDPLESSVIATGPDVQVPVPCQRYLLNINLKQGRNLVIRDKRSGTSDPYVKFKLEGKQFYKSKVVYKSLNPRWNESFSHPLRDREHAVEVRVYDKNRTADEFMGSSAISLKNLDLYKTYEMELRLDDPKSKEDDMGVIVVEICLMFRDATVKRPPRWPQRKNKNQAAPSPRSAETQKNQLKSQMWTGVLGITLVQGLDLPQHGHGDVYVRFRLGDQKYKSKNLCIQANPQWREQFDFNQFEDNQEPLQVEVYSKRGRKGEESWGMFEIDLSRLPLNERQLYTHVLDPGKGRLVFLVTLRPCWGVSISDIETAALDKPDERDTIVEKFSLKNSHKCVGEVGFLQVKIVKANDLPATDLNGKSNPLCVVELGNSKLQTHTIYKTLNPEWNKALTFPIKDIHDVAELTVLDENGDKAPNFLGKVAIPLLTVQNGQQICLFLKKEDLGSASKGTITLVLEVIYNKVRAGIKTFQPKETKLMEENLKFSKKVLARNIYRVRKISTAVLYTLQYIKSCFQWESTQRSLIAFLIFLVTVWHWELFMLPLFLLLLIGWHYFQLSAGKASSNQDLVNMSMGDDEEEDEKEAGKKGLMDKIHMVQEVVLVVQNVLEEIANIGERIKNIFNWSVPFLSCMACLVLFVATVLLYYIPLRYIVLTWGVNKFTKKLRNPYTIDNNEILDFLKRVPSDVQKVQHSALRAPTSQNQPRKKR, encoded by the exons ATGGATGTCAAGAAAAAGAACTTCTTGGAGAACTTGCGTCTAAAAACTAAGTTGGGCAACCTGAAGAAGCCAGGGAAGAAGGCCCTTGCCAAGCAGGGCAGGAGGCTGGCCCATCGACGCAGTATTTCTGTACCGGACCTGAGGTTTGTGCCTGGTGAAGCATTTGCTACAGACAGCGCCCTGGTGTCCAATGATGCCATCTTCTTTGGCCACTCCCCTGGTCAGAGTGATACTGATTCTGTAGCAAGTGGGTCCATCGCTGATGGACCTCTCTTCACAGACAAACTGACTGATTCAGTCCCAGAAATCCGACTTAAAGTTCCCACAGATCGCACAGCTGCTGCTTTGAATAGAGTAAGTGCCCCAGCAGGAACACCGGGCCTTTATGAGGAAATTGACGATATGTTGAATTTGAGATCACAGAACAGGACGAACTTCACTCGAGAAGCCTTGTACACACAACCAGATAAAAGAGCCAAAGGGAATGCAACTAAATTTACTTTTGATCCTATTCCTGCACCAAGATCAGTTTTTACCCACGCACTTTCACCAAGGCCAGACCTTGTAGACAGAGAGAGTCCCTCTGGTGAAGATGCCCAAGCTGACAGAGTTTCCACAGGTTCTGTTTCTGCAATACTGGCCAGAGCAAGCTCAATGGGAGAACAAATGTACCCTTACACGGAAAAGAGGACCCCATCCTTTGAGTACAGAAAGCCGTCATCTGAAAAAGGAACTCCGCCAGTAACCAGGGCAAATGCTCCTGCAGATACCGTGTCTCTGATGTTAGATACTCTGGGTACTCCTCTGGAGAGTGCAGATGGTACCTCTCTGGATTCTGCCTGTGGCAGTCCCATTGAGGAGCGAGTCAACATGCCTTGGACAACAGACTCAGAGGAACTGGAACTCTGCTCTCCCTTTCTGATGAGAGACTACTCCGTGGAAGAGGCTCTGCTCGAAGAAGCCCAGCCTGAGGAGGGCCTGGAAGATATAGCAGAG ATGTCCAGTGAACCATTTGAGTTTTTTGAAGAAGTTTTGCAAGATCCTCTGGAAAGCTCT GTCATAGCAACAGGGCCTGATGTCCAAGTACCTGTCCCGTGCCAGCGATACCTCCTGAATATCAACCTAAAGCAGGGGAGGAACCTGGTCATCAGAGATAAGCGCTCTG ggACCAGTGATCCGTATGTGAAGTTCAAACTTGAAGGAAAACAGTTCTATAAAAGTAAAGTAGTTTATAAAAGCCTGAATCCACGGTGGAATGAGTCCTTCTCCCATCCTCTTCGAGACCGAGAGCATGCTGTGGAAGTTCGG GTCTACGATAAAAACCGGACCGCTGACGAGTTCATGGGTTCCAGCGCGATTTCCCTgaaaaatcttgatttgtaCAA aaCCTATGAAATGGAGTTGCGTCTTGATGATCCTAAAAGTAAAGAAGATGACATGGGAGTGATTGTTGTTGAAATCTGCTTAATGTTTAGAGACGCCACCGTCAAAAGGCCCCCT AGATGGCCTCAAAGGAAAAATAAG AACCAGGCCGCACCATCCCCACGGTCTGCCGAGACGCAGAAGAATCAGCTGAAGAGCCAGATGTGGACAGGGGTGCTTGGTATCACCTTGGTGCAGGGACTGGACCTGCCACAGCACGGCCACGGGGACGTTTACGTCCGCTTTCGCCTTGGTGATCAGAAGTACAAGAGCAAG AACCTCTGCATTCAGGCCAATCCCCAGTGGAGAGAGCAGTTTGACTTCAATCAGTTTGAAGATAACCAGGAACctctgcaggtggaggtgtACTCaaagagggggaggaagggTGAGGAATCATGGGGGAT GTTTGAGATTGACCTATCGAGACTTCCACTTAATGAGAGGCAGCTCTACACTCATGTGCTGGACCCCGGAAAGGGCAGGCTGGTGTTTCTGGTCACCCTGAGACCTTGCTGGGGAGTCTCCATCTCTGACATTGAAACAGCTGCCTTGGATAAGCCTGATGAGAGAGACACAATAGTGGAGAAATTT agcTTAAAGAACTCACACAAGTGTGTGGGGGAGGTTGGCTTCCTTCAGGTCAAAATTGTAAAGGCAAATGATCTTCCCGCTACAGACCTCAATG GGAAGAGCAACCCTTTATGTGTTGTTGAGCTCGGCAACAGCAAACTTCAAACTCACACAATCTACAAGACGCTCAATCCTGAGTGGAACAAAGCCTTGACATT CCCAATTAAGGACATTCATGATGTGGCAGAGTTGACTGTCCTTGATGAAAACGGAGACAAAGCCCCAAACTTTTTGGGAAAAGTGGCCATTCCATTACTGACT GTGCAGAATGGGCAACAGATATGTCTGTTCTTGAAGAAAGAAGACTTGGGAAGTGCATCAAAAGGAACCATCACTCTGGTGCTGGAGGTTATCTACAACAAA GTCAGAGCCGGTATCAAAACCTTTCAGCCGAAGGAGACAAAATTAATGGAGGAAAACCTGAAGTTCTCCAAAAAG GTTCTTGCCCGGAATATATATCGGGTTCGAAAAATCAGCACAGCAGTTCTGTACACGTTACAGtacattaaaagctgttttcaatGGGAGAGCACGCAACGGAGTCTAATAGCCTTTCTG ATCTTCCTTGTGACGGTGTGGCACTGGGAGCTCTTCATGCTGCCCCTCTTCCTGCTTCTGCTCATCGGCTGGCACTACTTCCAGCTCTCTGCGGGGAAGGCCAGCTCCAACCAGGACCTG gtGAACATGAGCATGGGTGACGACGAAGAGGAAGACGAGAAG gaagcCGGAAAAAAGGGTTTGATGGATAAGATACATATGGTACAGGAAGTGGTGCTGGTTGTCCAGAATGTTTTGGAGGAGATCGCAAACATCGGGGAACGAATCAAGAA cattttcAACTGGTCTGTCCCTTTCCTGTCGTGCATGGCCTGCCTGGTGCTGTTTGTGGCCACAGTGCTGTTATATTATATCCCACTGCGATATATTGTGCTGACATGGG GCGTTAACAAATTTACCAAGAAGCTGCGCAACCCATATACTATTGACAATAATGAAATACTGGATTTCCTCAAGAGGGTGCCTTCTGATGTTCAAAAG